In the genome of Pusillimonas sp. T7-7, the window CAGTGCGGCACCCGAATTACACAAAGAATCCCGCCCGACGATAACCGCACACGCGACGTCTGCGAGCATTGCGGAGCCGTGCACTACCAGAACCCGCGTAACGTTGTGGGTGTACTGCCAGTGTTGGACGACCGCATTCTGCTATGCCGCCGCGCCATTGAACCGCGCTACGACAAATGGACGCTGCCCGCTGGATTCATGGAATTGGGGGAAACCACGGCGCAAGGAGCCATGCGTGAAACCCAGGAAGAAGCCGGTGCGCAAATAGAGCTGGGCCCGCTCTACACTGTGATCGATGTCCCCCATGCCGAGCAGGTACATTTCTTTTATCTGGCAAAGGTGTTAAGCGAAGAGCTCTACCCAGGCCCCGAAAGCCTCGAAGCCGCGTTCTTCCATCTGGATGATATCCCATGGACTGAGCTGGCATTCCGGACTATTGTCACCACGCTTGAGCATTACATTGCCGATCTCAAGACTGGCGTGTTTCCCGTACACCATTACGATATTCCTGTCCCCTTCCCAAAGCATTAGGTTTTTCATGGCAAGCTTGATCTGGCTGGATGATTGCGCGCCGTTTCCTGACCCCGACGCAGCCCTGCCCGAAGGTTTGCTGGCGGTCGGCGCCAATCTGACCGTCGAGCGCCTGGCCCAGGCCTACCGGCGCGGCATTTTCCCGTGGTTCAACGAGGGCGACCCCATTTTATGGTGGAGCCCGGACCCACGCATGGTATTGACCTGCGACGAATTCAAGACATCACATTCGCTATCCAAAAAACTACGCCAAATTGCCCGCAATGAAGGAACTGACTCAGTCCGAATCCGTGTCAGCACCAATCTGGCTTTCGCAGCGATCATTCGTGGCTGCGCAGAGCCGCGCGGCATGCAGCATGCCACCTGGATCTCGCCCTCAATCCAGGCAGCCTATACAGCTTGGCATAAAGCCGGAGCAGCACACAGCATTGAAACCTGGATAGACGGGGAGCTGGCTGGCGGTTTGTACGGAGTGTGCCTGGGCAGGTTTTTCTTTGGCGAATCCATGTTCAGCCGAGCTACCGACGCCAGCAAGATAGCCCTGGCGTACTTGATCCGCTTTCTGTCCATACGAGGTATCAGCCATATAGATTGCCAGCAGCAAACCGGCCATCTTGCAACCCTGGGCGCACGCCCTCTAAGCCGCAAGCAATTTCTGGATTTATTGAACAAGGCACTGCAATACCCCGCCCCGGAATGGGGACGGGGCGAAATATTGCAGTCGGGACAGCTTGCCCGCTGCGAGGAGATAACGCGATAATGGTTGCTATACAGCGCTACCGGTCCTTGCCATGAGCCACTTGTCTGAACCAGGCTTTGAAACCCTGCAGTTTTATTCGACGGCCGTCTATCCATGCAGCTATCTACCTGGCCTGGGCGCCCGTTCACAGGTGGCGGCGCCTACGCACCTGATCAACAACGAAACCTATTCCCAGCTGGTCGAGCAAGGCTTTCGGCGCAGCGGCCTGTTTACCTACCGTCCTCACTGTGACAAGTGTCAGGCATGCCTGCCCATACGCGTGGACGTCACCGGCTTCAAAGCCAACCGCAGCCAGCGCAAAACATGGAAGCGACACAGCGAGCTGATTGCCCGAGAACTGCCACTGCACTGGAACAACGAGCATTTTGAACTGTATCAGCGCTACCAATCAGGCAGGCATCCTGGCGCCGGCATGGACGAAGACAGCCGCAGCCAGTACACTCAATTTTTACTGACCAGCCGCGTCAACTCCAAAATCATTGAGTTCCGACTGCCCTCTGGCTTGCTGCAAATGGTATCCATCATCGATGTGCTCGATACCGGCCTTTCATCGGTCTATACCTTTTTCGACCCGGATGCCGCAGGCAGCCTCGGCACCTACGGCGTGCTGTGGCAACTAGACTTATGCCGCAGTCTGCAACTGCCTTGGTTATACCTGGGCTACTGGATCAGAGAAAGCCGTAAAATGGCGTATAAATCGCAATACCGGCCCTTTCAGATACTCAGGCATGGCGTCTGGGCCGAGCCTCCCATGGCCTGAGAACCACTGCTCGCATGTCACTTCTATTCAATACTTATTCACTGGCGCGCCCCGCTCTTTTTTCGCTGGACGCTGAAACCGCGCACGATATTACGCTACGGTCCTTGCAGAAAGCTTACGACTGCAGTCTGACCCGCGGGCTGATGGTCTCTCAACCAGAATATGCCACCTCCCTGATGGGACTGACTTTGCGCAATCCCGTTGGGCTGGCAGCTGGCCTGGACAAGAACGGCGCCCATATCGACGCTTTGGGCAATCTGGGTTTCGGCTTTGTAGAAGTCGGTACCGTCACCCCCCTTGCGCAAGCGGGCAACCCCAAGCCACGCATGTTTCGTTTACCGCAAGCCCAGGCACTGATCAATCGCCTGGGTTTCAATAACCAGGGACTGGCCGCCTTTGTTGCCAATGTCCAAAAAAGCCAGTGGCGCAAGCACGGCGGAATTCTTGGGCTGAACATAGGCAAGAATGCCGCAACCCCCATAGAGCGGGCCGTCGACGATTACCTACTGGGTCTTGAGGGCGTCTACCCGCATGCCGACTACATCACCGTCAATATTTCGTCGCCCAACACGCAAAACCTGCGCACGCTGCAAGGGCAGGATGAGCTGACACAACTGCTGCTGCCACTACAAGAGAAACGCAAGGCGCTGGCTGATCAGCACGGCCGGCAAGTACCCATGGTCGTCAAGATCGCACCCGATTTAAGCACAGAACAAATTGATGTGATTGCCGGGCTGCTGCCCCGCTACGGAGTCGATGGCGTCATCGCCACCAACACTACCCTGTCGCGCGATGCCGTTCAAGGCCTGCCCCACGGCCAGGAAGCAGGTGGCCTTTCAGGCCCGCCCGTGCATGCCTTGTCTTTGCAGGTTATCGCCCGCTTGCGCCAACAGCTAGGCGCGAACTTCCCCATTATTGGCGTAGGCGGCATCTTGTCGGGTCAACAGGCAAAAGAAAAAATATCGGCAGGGGCTGACGCTATCCAGCTATATACAGGATTGATCTATCGCGGACCCGCCCTGATCAGTGAATGCGTGCATGCCCTTAAACAATAAATGCGCGCCAGCCATACGACAAAAAGCCCAAGGCAAGGCCTTGGGCTTTTCTGTTACTGCCAGATTGCTCCGTTAGGGGAGCAGTCGAGTTTTAGTTGGCAGCGCTGGCGCGGCGGGCGCGAGGAGCAGCCTTGGTAGCGGCTTCGGCGGCGTCTGTAGCAGCCTTGAACGTTGCGCTGGTGGCAGCATTGATGTTGGACTCAGCGGCTTCGGTAGCCTGGCGGGTAGCCTTGGCAACCGATTCGTAGGCGCTGTTGGCGGTAGCCAGCGAGGACTTCAGCAGGGCCACGGCGCCTTCGGAGCCGGTAGGCGCATTTTTCGAGATTTGGTCAATGGCGTCTGAAACCTGGCGTTGGCCTTGAGCGATTTGCTCTTCGGTCAGCTTGGACAGGTCGCCTTGAACACCCGAAACGATGTCATAGACATGCTTGCTGTAAGCCAGGGCTTTTTCAGCATTGGGCTGAACCAGGCTGGACGTGAAGGCCACGGCTTCCTGTGCATCTTTCAGTTCGATGGCTTCTTGCGACTTCTGCGCCACTTCATCAAAAGTAGCCTTGATGACTTTCAGGTTCAGGTCGACAAGCTTTTCGAAGCCACCGAAGAAAGTGCCTTGAATAGCCAGAAGATTGTCCAGCGAAGCTTTTTGGCTGGCCAGTACTTGTTGGGGGATTGCGCTCATGAGATTTCCTTTAAATGAATCGCTACGCGATTCCTGATAATTGAACGGGGTTCAAACATAAAAATAAAGAAGGCTAAGCAAATCACCTAACTTGTGTGAAAACCTTCTTGCTGCATCGCACAAAAATCATTTTACCTTAATAAACAATCATGTCAAGAATTATTTGTTGCATCGCAACAATAAAGTCATACTTCCAAACAAGGTTATTTTCTGCAAATCATCTGGAAAATTAAGGGTTAACCTGGGCGACAAAACATGCTTTTTGCCCTAGCATTCAGCCCCGCTTGTATTGATCTTCACATCATTACATCAATAGCTTTCCGTTTCGTTACAAAGACACTTGGAGTCTGAATGAAGTCCCACACACTGAAACTTGGCGCCGCCCTGTTTGCCAGCGCGCTGCTTAGCGCAGGCGCCGCACAGGCAGCCGATTATCCAGATCATGCCGTCAATATGGTGGTGCCCTTTTCCGCTGGCGGCCCAACCGACAACGTTGCACGTTCCCTGGCCGAAGCCATGCGGCCCACGCTGGGCGAAACCATCGTCGTCGAGAACAAGGCCGGAGCCGGCGGCACGATAGGCACCAGCCAAGTAGCGCGCGCAAAGCCCGACGGCTACAGCTTCCTGCTGATGCACATCGGTTTTTCGACGGCGCCATCACTGTACAAAGACCCTGGTTACAATCCCAAGACCAGCTTTGAACCCATCGGCCTGGTGGTCGACGTGCCCATGACCATCATCGCACGCGCCGACTTCCCACCCAACAATATCCAGGAACTGGTCGAGTACCTGAAGGCCAACAAAGACAAAGTATCACTGGCCAATGCCGGCATCGGCGCCGCCAGCCACCTATGCGGCACCATGTTCACCAATGCCATCGGCGTCGATCTGCTGACCATCCCATACAAGGGTACCGGACCCGCCATGAACGATCTGTTGGGCAAGCAGGTTGACGTGTTGTGCGACCAAACCACCAACACGACCCAGCACATCAAGGCCGGCACGGTAAAAGCCTATGCTGTCACCAGCAAGCAGCGCGTTCCCACACTGCCCGAGCTGCCCACCATGCAAGAGTCAGGTTACGATGGCTTTGAAGTAGGTATTTGGCACGGCATGTGGGCACCCAAGGGTACGCCCAAGCCTATTACCGACAAGCTGACTGCAGCACTGCAGGCAGGCCTGGCCTCTGAAGACTTCCAGAAGCGCATGGCTGGCCTGGGCGCCACCGTTCTGACGGACCAAGCCAACCCTGAAGCACTGACCAAAAAAGTAGAGCAGCAAGTTCCCCAATGGGCCGAACTGTTCAAAAAATCGGGCATACAAGCCCAATAAGCAGGCACTGGCATCTTGCGCTACGCCCCGCCTACCCTTGCAGGCGGGGCGTATTTTTTTATTGAGCCACCTCGTAGCCCAGCGCTTCGGATATCTGCGCAGCGGTACGTAGCAGTACGGGTATCCATTCATCCCGCATGCGCTCTGCGGGCGCCGAAATCGACAAACCTG includes:
- the aat gene encoding leucyl/phenylalanyl-tRNA--protein transferase; this encodes MASLIWLDDCAPFPDPDAALPEGLLAVGANLTVERLAQAYRRGIFPWFNEGDPILWWSPDPRMVLTCDEFKTSHSLSKKLRQIARNEGTDSVRIRVSTNLAFAAIIRGCAEPRGMQHATWISPSIQAAYTAWHKAGAAHSIETWIDGELAGGLYGVCLGRFFFGESMFSRATDASKIALAYLIRFLSIRGISHIDCQQQTGHLATLGARPLSRKQFLDLLNKALQYPAPEWGRGEILQSGQLARCEEITR
- a CDS encoding arginyltransferase, translating into MSHLSEPGFETLQFYSTAVYPCSYLPGLGARSQVAAPTHLINNETYSQLVEQGFRRSGLFTYRPHCDKCQACLPIRVDVTGFKANRSQRKTWKRHSELIARELPLHWNNEHFELYQRYQSGRHPGAGMDEDSRSQYTQFLLTSRVNSKIIEFRLPSGLLQMVSIIDVLDTGLSSVYTFFDPDAAGSLGTYGVLWQLDLCRSLQLPWLYLGYWIRESRKMAYKSQYRPFQILRHGVWAEPPMA
- a CDS encoding quinone-dependent dihydroorotate dehydrogenase; protein product: MSLLFNTYSLARPALFSLDAETAHDITLRSLQKAYDCSLTRGLMVSQPEYATSLMGLTLRNPVGLAAGLDKNGAHIDALGNLGFGFVEVGTVTPLAQAGNPKPRMFRLPQAQALINRLGFNNQGLAAFVANVQKSQWRKHGGILGLNIGKNAATPIERAVDDYLLGLEGVYPHADYITVNISSPNTQNLRTLQGQDELTQLLLPLQEKRKALADQHGRQVPMVVKIAPDLSTEQIDVIAGLLPRYGVDGVIATNTTLSRDAVQGLPHGQEAGGLSGPPVHALSLQVIARLRQQLGANFPIIGVGGILSGQQAKEKISAGADAIQLYTGLIYRGPALISECVHALKQ
- a CDS encoding NUDIX hydrolase: MTSQAPPFYFPAPRTQKFCSQCGTRITQRIPPDDNRTRDVCEHCGAVHYQNPRNVVGVLPVLDDRILLCRRAIEPRYDKWTLPAGFMELGETTAQGAMRETQEEAGAQIELGPLYTVIDVPHAEQVHFFYLAKVLSEELYPGPESLEAAFFHLDDIPWTELAFRTIVTTLEHYIADLKTGVFPVHHYDIPVPFPKH
- a CDS encoding tripartite tricarboxylate transporter substrate binding protein BugD, yielding MKSHTLKLGAALFASALLSAGAAQAADYPDHAVNMVVPFSAGGPTDNVARSLAEAMRPTLGETIVVENKAGAGGTIGTSQVARAKPDGYSFLLMHIGFSTAPSLYKDPGYNPKTSFEPIGLVVDVPMTIIARADFPPNNIQELVEYLKANKDKVSLANAGIGAASHLCGTMFTNAIGVDLLTIPYKGTGPAMNDLLGKQVDVLCDQTTNTTQHIKAGTVKAYAVTSKQRVPTLPELPTMQESGYDGFEVGIWHGMWAPKGTPKPITDKLTAALQAGLASEDFQKRMAGLGATVLTDQANPEALTKKVEQQVPQWAELFKKSGIQAQ
- the phaP gene encoding TIGR01841 family phasin (Members of this family are phasins (small proteins associated with inclusions such as PHA granules). Note that several different families of phasins have been named PhaP despite very little sequence similarity to each other.); the protein is MSAIPQQVLASQKASLDNLLAIQGTFFGGFEKLVDLNLKVIKATFDEVAQKSQEAIELKDAQEAVAFTSSLVQPNAEKALAYSKHVYDIVSGVQGDLSKLTEEQIAQGQRQVSDAIDQISKNAPTGSEGAVALLKSSLATANSAYESVAKATRQATEAAESNINAATSATFKAATDAAEAATKAAPRARRASAAN